Proteins from one Syntrophaceae bacterium genomic window:
- a CDS encoding AAA family ATPase — MKAEGAESVKITRPGLSRVVQRSRLFALLDRKLEKTVVWITSPAGSGKTTLVASYLDARRQPCLWYRCDEGDSDPATFFYYMGLAARKAAPRYRTPLPLLKPQYLAGISLFARRYFENLCSRLVSRAALHGSSSAAPSGKGGSKKEKPPAKTGVSHPPGKEEFTIVLDNYQDVPVDSPFHDMIAHGFDMIPEGIHVVVISRSGPPPAFARLQAGDRMDVLEYGDIRFTLGESEKLVWGRIPDLDRKRVAAMHESAEGWAAGIILMLERTKLEGERAESVPDGAYERVFDYFAGEIFNKTEKGIQDFLLKTAFLPVLAVPLAEKLTGVVDGRRILSALNRNNYFTEKLAGSGQDYQYHPLFRDFLLNRARAKFTPDEWTVAQREAALLLDQSGQIEDAARLYGDAGDWQGLARMVMDHAEDLLAQGRSKTVEEWIAAIPGGITDDQPWLLYWAGMCSFPFDMPRARRYLKRAFASFKTMDDTAGIYLSWAGIVDVYSYEMDEWRRLDDCIEIFEGLRRTHPSFPSKEIALIASSRMLISLTLRKTDQPQRVHRWLRRVDNLLQETPSIDIRMDIVFCTSLYNLWKGEYHKNAILLETAEADIRHRKPSPFSVIRIKLMRGIHFWVTAQYDSALHTLSEGLDIAGKSGVHVFDSLLWSFMAAAQMAPGRMEMAGESIRNQMTASPGTPKALDLYFYHFNSAWHAILAGNAYLAAENLETISANVAKMGNPYYRALWHIGMAQVAFMQERSREVGNHIRAAHRIARDMKSPVVEWYSLLIDAYFLLRQGREKEGLLSLRRGLSLGGKHGYVHLEFYQPSLMRFLYARALKEGIEPDYVKGLIRKLGLTPPSPEHDPGEWPYPVRIYSLGRFAVIRYDGVLEYAGKVQKKPLEMLKAVIAFGGVNVPADRLANALWPDADGDLAHKSFEMTLSRLRRLLGGENIVRYSAGQLSLDPNYCWVDSLALEHIIGLIRKSPPDDVAGLCERAVSLYEGPFLPADSGLRWTLSKREMLQIGLLRIIDTAGRHHEKEGQWERAAECYRKGLDTDDLAEAFYQRLIVCYRELGDRVEAVRTYNRCRRILKEKLEIEPSAETRAVYSSLLQAT; from the coding sequence ATGAAGGCAGAGGGAGCGGAGTCCGTCAAAATAACGCGCCCCGGCCTTTCCCGGGTGGTTCAGCGGAGCCGGCTTTTTGCCCTTCTTGATCGCAAGCTGGAAAAGACGGTCGTCTGGATAACCTCGCCGGCCGGTTCCGGAAAGACGACGCTTGTTGCAAGCTATCTGGACGCCCGCCGGCAACCCTGTCTCTGGTACCGTTGTGACGAAGGAGATTCGGACCCCGCCACGTTCTTTTACTACATGGGGCTTGCCGCCCGGAAGGCAGCGCCGCGTTACAGGACCCCCCTTCCTCTTCTGAAGCCCCAATACCTGGCGGGCATTTCCCTGTTTGCCAGAAGATATTTCGAGAATCTCTGCAGCCGTCTCGTGAGTCGAGCCGCGTTGCATGGCAGCTCCTCCGCCGCTCCTTCGGGAAAGGGAGGCAGCAAGAAGGAGAAGCCGCCGGCGAAGACGGGTGTTTCTCATCCGCCCGGGAAGGAGGAGTTCACCATCGTCCTGGACAACTATCAGGATGTGCCCGTCGATTCTCCATTTCACGACATGATCGCCCATGGTTTCGATATGATCCCGGAAGGCATTCACGTCGTGGTAATCAGTCGAAGCGGTCCGCCGCCGGCATTCGCGCGCCTGCAGGCCGGCGATCGAATGGACGTGCTCGAATACGGCGACATTCGTTTTACACTTGGAGAATCGGAGAAACTCGTTTGGGGACGCATCCCGGACCTGGACCGTAAACGCGTAGCGGCGATGCATGAAAGCGCGGAAGGGTGGGCCGCGGGCATTATTCTGATGCTCGAAAGGACGAAGCTTGAAGGAGAAAGAGCGGAATCGGTGCCGGACGGTGCGTATGAACGGGTGTTCGATTATTTTGCCGGTGAGATATTCAACAAGACCGAAAAAGGGATTCAGGACTTTCTGCTGAAGACGGCCTTTCTGCCCGTGCTCGCCGTTCCCCTGGCGGAGAAACTGACCGGTGTCGTCGATGGAAGGCGAATCCTCTCCGCGCTGAACCGTAATAATTATTTCACGGAAAAACTCGCCGGGAGCGGGCAGGATTATCAATACCATCCATTGTTCAGGGATTTTCTCCTGAACAGGGCCAGGGCGAAATTCACCCCCGATGAATGGACAGTCGCCCAGAGGGAGGCGGCGCTGCTCCTCGATCAGTCCGGACAGATCGAAGACGCCGCAAGGCTTTACGGCGACGCCGGAGACTGGCAGGGGCTCGCCCGGATGGTTATGGATCATGCCGAGGACCTCCTGGCGCAGGGAAGAAGCAAAACCGTTGAAGAATGGATCGCCGCAATCCCCGGCGGGATCACGGACGATCAGCCGTGGCTGCTGTACTGGGCCGGAATGTGCTCGTTTCCATTCGACATGCCCCGAGCAAGACGATACCTGAAGAGGGCCTTTGCCTCGTTCAAAACCATGGACGACACGGCGGGCATCTATCTTTCATGGGCCGGAATCGTGGACGTCTATAGCTACGAGATGGACGAGTGGAGGCGCCTCGACGACTGCATCGAGATCTTCGAGGGTCTGAGAAGAACGCATCCTTCCTTTCCCTCAAAAGAAATAGCACTCATCGCATCGTCCAGGATGCTGATCTCGCTCACTCTGAGAAAAACGGACCAGCCGCAGAGGGTGCATCGCTGGCTGAGGCGCGTGGATAACCTTCTGCAGGAGACGCCGTCCATTGACATTCGGATGGATATCGTCTTCTGTACGAGCCTCTATAATTTATGGAAAGGGGAGTATCACAAGAACGCCATCCTGCTCGAAACGGCGGAGGCCGATATCCGCCATCGCAAACCGTCTCCCTTTTCCGTCATTCGCATCAAATTGATGAGGGGGATCCATTTCTGGGTTACGGCGCAGTACGATTCCGCCCTGCATACGCTGTCCGAAGGGCTGGATATTGCCGGGAAGAGCGGCGTCCATGTCTTTGATTCCCTTCTGTGGAGTTTCATGGCGGCGGCGCAGATGGCACCCGGCCGCATGGAGATGGCGGGGGAATCGATCCGGAATCAGATGACCGCCTCTCCCGGTACGCCGAAGGCGCTGGATCTCTATTTTTATCACTTCAACTCCGCATGGCATGCCATCCTTGCCGGGAACGCGTACCTCGCCGCTGAAAATCTGGAGACGATCTCCGCGAACGTGGCGAAGATGGGCAATCCTTATTACCGGGCCCTGTGGCATATCGGCATGGCGCAGGTGGCCTTCATGCAGGAGCGATCGAGGGAGGTCGGGAACCATATCCGCGCAGCACACCGGATAGCCCGTGATATGAAGAGCCCCGTCGTGGAGTGGTACAGCCTGCTGATCGATGCCTATTTCCTTTTGCGGCAAGGCAGGGAGAAGGAAGGGCTTCTGTCGCTGCGGCGGGGACTGTCGCTGGGCGGGAAGCACGGCTATGTCCACCTCGAGTTCTATCAGCCTTCCCTCATGCGCTTTCTTTACGCCAGGGCGCTGAAGGAAGGGATCGAACCGGATTATGTGAAGGGGCTGATCAGGAAACTGGGGCTCACTCCCCCCTCCCCGGAACATGACCCCGGAGAATGGCCTTACCCGGTCAGGATCTACTCTTTGGGGAGGTTTGCGGTGATCAGGTACGACGGGGTGCTCGAGTATGCCGGGAAAGTGCAGAAAAAACCGCTCGAAATGCTCAAGGCCGTCATTGCCTTTGGAGGCGTGAATGTGCCGGCGGATCGTCTTGCGAATGCACTCTGGCCCGATGCTGATGGCGACCTGGCGCATAAATCCTTTGAAATGACGCTGAGCCGTCTGCGCCGTCTGCTCGGCGGAGAAAACATCGTCCGCTACAGCGCAGGGCAGCTGAGCCTGGATCCGAATTATTGCTGGGTCGACAGCCTTGCGCTGGAGCATATCATCGGACTGATCAGGAAATCCCCGCCAGATGATGTTGCCGGGCTCTGCGAGAGGGCCGTCAGCCTTTATGAAGGGCCTTTCCTTCCTGCGGACAGCGGTCTGCGGTGGACTCTGTCAAAGCGTGAAATGCTGCAGATCGGCCTGCTCCGCATCATCGATACGGCCGGTCGTCATCATGAGAAGGAAGGGCAATGGGAAAGAGCGGCTGAGTGTTACCGGAAGGGGCTGGATACGGACGATCTGGCGGAGGCATTCTATCAGCGTTTGATCGTCTGTTATCGGGAACTGGGCGACAGGGTGGAGGCGGTCAGGACATACAACCGGTGCCGTCGCATTCTGAAGGAAAAGCTTGAAATCGAGCCTTCCGCGGAAACCCGGGCCGTCTATTCCTCCCTGCTTCAGGCGACGTAG
- a CDS encoding alpha/beta hydrolase has translation MSSGGVGDCPAAQTDGAVEGKAAQEGEQKKVFDAHDTGVRFHFNDKDMDFHFGTLVLGSTVNHGVEIGEAFYAASRIKDGDAASWQEEWFQLARRVEARGEASLAGGHKVSARDQFHRAAYYCRISLVSMLPTDPRFRERALKSRGLVKKAGALLDPPLEYFEIPYEGTVLPGYFRKAAMGTKPTKTLIMVGGGETFAEDLYFYIAAQANERGWNFMTVDLPGQGILPLEGKVFRPDMNVPMKAVVDYALSRRDVDPGRLAAYGYSGGGGFVPQAATHDSRIRAVAMNSAVVDAYPLFSTMPVVLADQKEIDSWTTFHGNIVKVINWRWGVPMDKPSALAAANRGFTFDPARVTVPALIIVGEGEYRSVEVKRQQKVSMDSFPNPLKKMVVTPSDEGATNHCIMENRSIVGLVLFDWLDEVFER, from the coding sequence ATGTCTTCCGGTGGAGTCGGCGACTGCCCGGCCGCGCAGACCGACGGAGCAGTGGAGGGGAAGGCGGCGCAGGAGGGAGAGCAGAAGAAGGTTTTCGACGCCCACGACACCGGCGTCCGTTTTCATTTCAATGACAAGGACATGGACTTCCATTTCGGCACCCTCGTTCTCGGTTCCACGGTGAACCACGGCGTCGAGATCGGCGAGGCCTTCTACGCGGCCTCCCGGATCAAGGACGGCGACGCCGCGAGCTGGCAGGAGGAGTGGTTCCAGCTGGCTCGGCGCGTCGAAGCCCGGGGCGAGGCGTCCCTGGCCGGCGGCCACAAGGTAAGCGCCCGCGACCAGTTCCACCGGGCCGCCTATTACTGCCGGATCTCCCTCGTCTCCATGCTGCCGACGGATCCGCGCTTCCGCGAACGGGCGCTGAAGAGCCGGGGCCTGGTGAAAAAGGCGGGAGCGCTCCTGGATCCGCCGCTGGAATATTTCGAGATTCCCTATGAGGGAACGGTGCTGCCGGGGTATTTCCGCAAGGCCGCCATGGGAACGAAGCCGACAAAGACCCTGATCATGGTCGGCGGCGGCGAGACCTTCGCCGAGGACTTGTACTTCTACATCGCCGCCCAGGCCAATGAGCGCGGCTGGAACTTCATGACCGTCGACCTGCCGGGGCAGGGGATCCTTCCCCTGGAGGGGAAGGTCTTCCGGCCGGACATGAACGTTCCCATGAAGGCGGTTGTCGACTACGCCCTGAGCCGCCGCGACGTGGATCCCGGGCGGCTGGCCGCTTACGGATACAGCGGCGGCGGCGGGTTCGTGCCCCAGGCCGCCACGCACGATTCCCGGATCCGGGCCGTCGCCATGAATTCCGCCGTGGTGGACGCCTATCCACTCTTCTCGACGATGCCGGTCGTCCTGGCCGATCAGAAGGAGATCGACTCCTGGACAACTTTCCACGGCAACATCGTCAAGGTCATCAACTGGCGCTGGGGTGTGCCCATGGACAAGCCGTCGGCGCTCGCGGCGGCCAACAGGGGCTTCACCTTCGACCCCGCCAGGGTGACCGTTCCGGCCCTGATCATCGTCGGCGAGGGCGAGTACAGGAGCGTGGAGGTGAAGCGGCAGCAGAAGGTCAGCATGGACAGTTTCCCCAACCCGTTGAAGAAGATGGTCGTCACGCCGTCCGACGAGGGTGCGACGAACCACTGCATCATGGAGAACCGCAGCATTGTGGGCCTGGTGCTCTTCGACTGGCTGGACGAGGTTTTCGAGCGTTAG
- a CDS encoding PaaI family thioesterase codes for MKKLNPAYVRAVRGHANGCPYFRHLSMAIRKLGIGYAVLDIEIKPEHIQAFGYVHGGVFASVIDTATYWSAFCGLEEGTGITTVDLKVNYLAPVQAGKLTAEGRCIRMGKTLGLAEAAMKDAAGRIVAHGTSGLIVLPGFGLAGAPPLPPKFLAANGKGQITRR; via the coding sequence ATGAAAAAGCTCAATCCGGCCTACGTCCGGGCCGTTCGCGGGCATGCCAATGGGTGCCCCTATTTCCGGCATCTCTCCATGGCGATCCGGAAACTGGGCATCGGGTACGCCGTCCTGGACATCGAGATCAAACCGGAACACATCCAGGCCTTCGGGTACGTCCACGGCGGCGTTTTCGCTTCGGTGATCGACACGGCGACGTACTGGTCCGCCTTCTGCGGGCTGGAGGAAGGCACGGGCATCACGACGGTGGACCTGAAGGTCAATTACCTGGCCCCCGTCCAGGCAGGAAAGCTCACCGCCGAAGGACGGTGCATCCGGATGGGCAAGACCCTCGGGCTGGCGGAGGCAGCCATGAAAGACGCTGCGGGCCGGATCGTCGCCCATGGAACGTCGGGCCTGATCGTCCTGCCCGGCTTCGGCCTTGCCGGGGCGCCACCCCTGCCGCCGAAATTCCTGGCTGCGAACGGAAAAGGGCAGATAACGCGACGGTGA
- a CDS encoding 1-acyl-sn-glycerol-3-phosphate acyltransferase, which translates to MPGIFEIPKHFEFIQVPEFFRKGGLFVYRFYKWLFLVPFIAVTTVVLGTTAYLIALFVDPKLASRLPGVAWAKLNAWATPMFVEVSGRKNIDGKQSYVIVCNHQSLYDIFLLYGWLGIDFKWVMKKELRKVPFLGAACEAIGHIYIDRSDGTTAIEAINRAKEKIVDGTSVLFFPEGTRSRTGEIGPFKKGAFKMALDLGLPILPITIKGTRAILPTKSVDVRPGLAQMIIHPPISITPYSEANLTLLMERARDTITSVMNQP; encoded by the coding sequence ATGCCCGGAATATTCGAAATCCCCAAACATTTCGAGTTCATTCAGGTGCCGGAGTTCTTCAGGAAGGGCGGCCTGTTTGTGTACCGGTTCTACAAATGGCTTTTTCTGGTACCGTTTATCGCCGTCACCACGGTTGTGCTGGGCACTACCGCTTATCTCATCGCCTTGTTCGTAGACCCGAAGCTCGCGAGCCGGCTTCCCGGCGTCGCGTGGGCGAAGCTCAATGCCTGGGCAACCCCCATGTTCGTGGAGGTATCCGGCAGGAAGAACATCGACGGGAAGCAGTCCTATGTCATCGTCTGCAACCATCAGAGCCTCTACGACATTTTTCTCCTCTACGGTTGGCTCGGCATCGATTTCAAATGGGTCATGAAAAAGGAGCTCCGGAAGGTCCCATTCCTCGGTGCCGCCTGCGAGGCCATCGGACACATCTATATCGACCGTTCCGATGGTACGACCGCCATCGAGGCGATCAACCGGGCCAAGGAGAAGATCGTCGATGGAACGTCCGTCCTGTTCTTCCCGGAAGGAACCCGCAGCAGAACCGGCGAGATCGGCCCCTTCAAGAAAGGCGCCTTCAAGATGGCGCTCGACCTGGGCCTGCCCATTCTGCCCATCACGATCAAGGGAACCAGGGCGATTCTGCCCACGAAAAGCGTCGATGTCCGTCCGGGACTGGCGCAGATGATCATCCATCCCCCCATTTCCATCACCCCCTACTCGGAGGCGAACCTCACCCTTCTCATGGAGCGGGCAAGAGACACGATCACAAGCGTCATGAATCAACCGTAA
- a CDS encoding DUF1624 domain-containing protein yields MNGSEVENITPGRVLSVDVMRGFALICMVMVHFMVYLVDAASADTWPYFFLNHILADWGASCFLMMMGMSQVLSARRHAGEDNRLIFKRTMIRGGFIFLAGIVMLALAWGPGRIWQWDILTLMGFATVMLFFCRFLPSWAILFLAVSLAVCTPLLRMGIDFNAVWGGNFVHVPVISRYLPGILLDPAAEYEPAWQAGEIVRGFLFTGEFPVVPWFIFPPLGFVLGRRIVSSRLRQDLPFLSIIGLLLIALGLGWAYAAMGRPGASVVFDYIAPLSFYPDSFTMICYQLGVALVVFSGLYYCYDVHRTDKQKESFLVRVYLRTSRSSLTFYFLHYLLIGWPLALVYLVTGRYLKYGFLGSIPTLLWGFTVVVLLELLLVVWGNHGNQYSLEWFLGALTKRFASS; encoded by the coding sequence ATGAACGGTTCTGAGGTGGAGAATATAACGCCGGGGCGGGTTCTCTCCGTCGACGTCATGCGGGGGTTCGCCCTGATCTGCATGGTGATGGTCCACTTCATGGTTTACCTGGTCGACGCCGCCTCCGCGGATACATGGCCTTATTTTTTTCTGAACCATATCCTGGCCGACTGGGGGGCGTCCTGCTTCCTGATGATGATGGGGATGAGCCAGGTGCTCTCGGCGCGGAGGCATGCCGGGGAAGACAACCGGCTGATTTTCAAACGGACGATGATCCGCGGGGGCTTCATCTTCCTGGCGGGCATCGTCATGCTGGCCCTGGCCTGGGGACCCGGCAGGATCTGGCAGTGGGATATCCTGACCCTGATGGGATTTGCCACGGTCATGCTCTTCTTCTGTCGCTTTCTGCCTTCATGGGCCATCCTGTTCCTGGCTGTGTCTCTGGCCGTCTGCACGCCCCTGCTCAGGATGGGGATCGATTTCAACGCCGTATGGGGTGGAAATTTCGTCCATGTGCCCGTGATTTCGCGCTATCTCCCCGGCATCCTGCTCGATCCGGCCGCGGAGTATGAACCGGCCTGGCAGGCCGGGGAGATTGTCCGGGGCTTCCTGTTCACCGGCGAGTTCCCGGTCGTTCCCTGGTTCATCTTCCCTCCGCTGGGATTCGTCCTGGGGAGGCGGATCGTCAGCAGCCGGCTGCGGCAGGATCTGCCTTTCCTGTCGATCATCGGCCTCCTGCTTATTGCGTTGGGCCTGGGCTGGGCGTATGCCGCCATGGGCCGGCCGGGGGCATCCGTCGTCTTCGATTACATTGCGCCGCTCAGCTTCTATCCCGACTCCTTCACGATGATCTGCTACCAGCTCGGCGTGGCCCTTGTCGTCTTCAGCGGCCTCTATTACTGCTACGATGTGCATAGGACGGATAAACAAAAAGAGAGTTTTCTTGTCCGCGTCTACCTTCGCACGAGCCGCTCTTCCCTCACGTTTTACTTTCTACACTACCTGCTGATCGGGTGGCCCCTGGCCCTGGTTTATCTCGTGACCGGCAGGTATCTCAAGTATGGGTTCCTGGGTTCGATTCCCACCCTGCTGTGGGGTTTTACGGTGGTGGTTCTGCTGGAGTTGCTGCTGGTCGTCTGGGGGAACCACGGGAATCAATACAGCCTGGAGTGGTTCCTGGGTGCCCTGACGAAGCGCTTTGCTTCTTCCTGA
- a CDS encoding OmpA family protein: protein MNRSVCVFLGILFAVVCLASPAVAQQKDNPKCQDHPLFNRMPTYWIHNCVVNDFNARSFPVGKGKTERVEGRYYEIRYYPQATMKSKPSELQILRNFENAVKRIGGKALWVDKSRETLRVVKDGKEVWIEVTTEFTGKHSLFIVEKESMKQDIEANAEVFAGDLKTAGHTAVYGIHFDTGKSEIKPESEQAITEIARLLKNDRGLRVYVVGHTDTVGRVDSNLKLSMDRAEAVVQALVSNHGISASRLRPFGNGPFAPVAINDTEEGRAKNRRVELVKQ from the coding sequence ATGAACAGGTCCGTATGCGTTTTTCTCGGAATTCTTTTTGCCGTCGTCTGCCTGGCCTCTCCGGCTGTCGCCCAACAGAAGGACAATCCGAAATGCCAGGACCACCCCCTGTTCAACCGTATGCCGACCTACTGGATCCACAACTGCGTGGTGAATGATTTCAACGCCCGCTCCTTCCCTGTCGGCAAGGGGAAGACGGAACGTGTGGAGGGGCGATACTACGAAATCCGATACTACCCACAGGCCACGATGAAATCCAAGCCGAGCGAGCTTCAAATCCTGCGGAACTTCGAAAACGCCGTCAAGCGGATCGGAGGAAAGGCCCTGTGGGTGGACAAAAGCAGGGAGACGCTCCGGGTGGTCAAGGACGGGAAAGAGGTGTGGATTGAAGTGACAACCGAGTTTACCGGCAAACACAGCCTTTTCATCGTGGAAAAGGAGTCCATGAAACAGGACATCGAGGCCAACGCGGAAGTTTTTGCAGGCGACCTCAAGACGGCGGGCCACACCGCGGTCTATGGTATTCATTTCGATACCGGCAAATCGGAGATCAAGCCGGAGTCGGAGCAGGCGATCACCGAGATTGCCCGGTTGTTGAAGAATGACCGCGGGCTTCGTGTTTACGTGGTCGGCCACACGGACACCGTGGGCAGGGTCGATTCCAACCTGAAGCTCTCCATGGACCGTGCAGAGGCGGTCGTACAGGCTCTGGTCAGCAATCACGGCATCTCCGCTTCCCGTCTAAGGCCCTTTGGAAATGGTCCGTTCGCCCCGGTCGCAATAAACGATACGGAAGAGGGGCGGGCAAAGAACCGCCGCGTCGAACTGGTGAAGCAATAA
- a CDS encoding carboxylesterase family protein: MKTITRAAMMILLLIAVPGGIFAAGKTPDVIPIDSGPISGKAEDGLQIFLGIPYAAPPVGDLRWKPPQEVALWTQVRTCREFGRSCPQTGQSDPGTFSEDCLYLNVWTPAKKPDEKLPVMVWIHGGGFNFGSASLPEYNGGNLAKKGVVVVTLNYRLGPLGFLAHPLLSTESAHNVSGNYGLLDQIAALKWVQRNIAAFGGDPGRVTVFGQSAGSRSVTLLMISPLSAGLFQRAVAQSGGPIIGSEYLNPVFNGDMAGVSKMGRKLASRLGCDKAADVPACLRARSAQEILVAADCKTGLFDEGLFFAPVFDGRVLPPNPRMAYLDGRQHDVPIIVGSTLNEGNIYLAGVTDLTVDKYMSFLKSRFAGDSGKALGMFPALEAKDVAPAVDRVVTVAANAHPARLVARSMERKKSRAYLYQFTRRPGTAMARKLGVHHGVDLAYVFGNMKKEDGYNDMDRLLSAQMTAYWVNFARTGNPNGPGLSDWPAYDSESDLNLEFSDTLRINRNLFRKECDFIDGRSIYRR; encoded by the coding sequence ATGAAAACCATCACGAGAGCGGCGATGATGATTTTATTGCTGATCGCCGTCCCGGGCGGAATCTTCGCCGCCGGGAAAACACCGGATGTTATTCCGATCGACAGTGGACCGATCAGCGGAAAGGCCGAAGACGGGCTGCAAATCTTCCTGGGCATCCCCTATGCCGCCCCGCCCGTCGGGGACCTGCGCTGGAAACCCCCGCAAGAGGTTGCCTTGTGGACGCAGGTGAGGACCTGCAGGGAATTCGGCCGCTCCTGCCCACAGACGGGACAGTCCGATCCCGGCACCTTCAGCGAGGACTGCCTCTATCTCAATGTCTGGACGCCGGCCAAAAAGCCCGATGAAAAACTGCCCGTCATGGTCTGGATTCACGGCGGCGGCTTCAATTTCGGCTCCGCGTCCCTGCCGGAATACAACGGTGGGAACCTGGCGAAAAAAGGCGTCGTCGTCGTGACCCTCAATTACCGCCTCGGGCCGCTGGGATTCCTGGCCCATCCGCTCCTGTCCACGGAATCCGCCCACAACGTGTCCGGCAACTACGGGCTGCTGGACCAGATCGCCGCGCTGAAATGGGTGCAGAGAAATATCGCCGCCTTCGGAGGGGATCCCGGCCGCGTGACCGTGTTCGGCCAGTCCGCCGGTTCCAGGTCGGTTACGCTCCTGATGATCAGCCCCCTCTCGGCGGGGCTTTTTCAGCGGGCCGTCGCCCAGAGCGGCGGGCCGATCATCGGCTCGGAGTATCTGAATCCTGTCTTCAACGGCGACATGGCCGGCGTTTCGAAAATGGGCCGGAAGCTGGCCTCCAGGCTTGGCTGCGACAAGGCGGCCGACGTCCCGGCCTGTCTGCGGGCCCGGTCCGCACAGGAAATCCTGGTGGCGGCGGACTGCAAAACAGGCCTGTTCGACGAAGGCCTCTTCTTTGCGCCGGTCTTCGACGGTCGGGTGCTCCCCCCGAATCCGCGGATGGCTTACCTCGACGGACGGCAGCACGACGTGCCGATCATCGTCGGAAGCACCCTGAACGAAGGCAATATCTACCTGGCCGGCGTAACGGATTTGACGGTCGACAAGTACATGTCATTCCTGAAATCCAGGTTTGCCGGCGATTCCGGGAAGGCCCTCGGGATGTTTCCCGCCCTTGAGGCGAAAGACGTCGCCCCGGCCGTCGACCGGGTCGTGACGGTTGCGGCGAACGCCCACCCGGCGAGGCTCGTGGCCCGGTCCATGGAACGGAAGAAATCCAGGGCTTACCTCTACCAGTTCACACGCCGGCCCGGCACCGCGATGGCGCGCAAACTGGGGGTGCACCACGGCGTGGACCTGGCGTACGTCTTCGGGAATATGAAAAAAGAAGACGGCTACAACGACATGGACCGGCTGCTTTCCGCTCAGATGACGGCCTATTGGGTGAACTTCGCGAGAACGGGGAATCCCAACGGGCCGGGCCTGTCCGACTGGCCGGCCTACGATAGCGAATCCGATCTCAACCTGGAGTTCTCGGATACCCTGCGCATCAACAGGAATCTTTTCAGGAAGGAATGCGACTTCATCGACGGGAGGTCGATCTATCGCCGATGA
- a CDS encoding tyrosine-type recombinase/integrase: MDTLPLNATALGVLQERYSRREKDSDYVFPSRKGTRYMKWNIFRAFEDASTRAKIPKIRFHDLRHPFETRLVHSGVDLY; the protein is encoded by the coding sequence GTGGACACGCTACCGTTGAATGCGACTGCGCTGGGGGTTCTGCAGGAGAGATATAGCCGGAGAGAGAAGGATTCTGATTATGTGTTTCCGAGCCGGAAGGGTACACGGTACATGAAATGGAATATCTTTCGCGCATTCGAGGATGCTTCAACGAGGGCGAAGATACCCAAGATCCGATTTCACGATCTTCGCCACCCTTTCGAAACAAGGCTCGTGCACAGTGGTGTTGACCTTTACTAG